CGAAAACGGCAAAGAGGTGTTTATACTTGACAGGCCAAACCCGAACGGGCATTATGTGGCCGGGCCTGTGCTGGAGAAAGAGCAGAAGTCGTTTGTGGGCATGCACCCCATTCCGATTGTGCACGGCCTGACGGTGGGTGAACTGGCCATGATGATTAACGGGGAGAAGTGGCTGGAGGGACAGCGCCAGGCAAACCTGACGGTGGTGCCGATGACGGGCTACACGCACAACACCGCCTATGACCTTCCGGTAAAGCCGTCGCCCAACCTCCCGAACGCACAGGCGATTGCGCTGTATCCATCCCTGTGTCTTTTTGAAGGCACGAACGTGAGCGTGGGCCGCGGTACAGACGCTCCTTTTCAGCTAATCGGCAGCCCGAACTATACGAACAAGGATTTCTCGTTTACACCGCAAAGCACGCCGGGCGCTTCCAGTCCGCCGCACAAGGGCGTTACCTGCTACGGCATGGACTTACGGGCTCCTGCCGATGCGCAGCCCTTCACCCTGGCGTACCTGCTGGAAATGTACCAGAACTCATCCGACAAAGAGAAGTTCTTTAACTCGAACAACTTCTTCGACAGGTTGGCGGGCACCAGCAAATTGCAGCAGCAAATTAAAGCCGGTAAAACAGAGGCCGAGATTGTGGCCAGCTGGGAGCCGGCTTTGTCCAAGTATAAAACATCCCGTAAGCAGTACCTGCTTTACCCTGATTTTAACTAAGCATGACCCAAGAATTGCGCATTGTGTTTATGGGTACGCCGGATTTTGCCGTGCCTACCTTGCAGACACTCGTGGAACACAAGTATAATGTAGTAGCTGTTATCACGGCACCGGATAAACCCGCTGGCCGTGGGCAGAAAATAAACCAGTCTCCGGTGAAGGAGTATGCGGTGGCACAGGGAATTCCGGTGCTGCAGCCTACCAATCTTAAATCAGAGGTATTCCTGGAGGAGCTGCGCAGCTACAGAGCAAACCTGCAGATCATCGTGGCTTTCCGGATGCTGCCTGAGGTGGTGTGGTCGATGCCGGAGTTGGGGTCATTTAACATTCATGGCTCACTGCTGCCAAAGTACCGCGGTGCAGCCCCTATTAACTGGGCCATCATCAACGGCGAGAGGGAAACAGGCGTTACTTCATTTTTCTTGAAGCACGAGATTGATACTGGAGATTTGATCTTTCAGGAGCGCATGCCCATACTGGAGGAGGATGACTTTGGCAGCGTGTATGAGAAGCTGAAGTATAAAGGCGCGGAACTGGCGCTCCGCACCGTGCAGGCAATCGAGCGCAGTGAGGTGCAGACACAGCCGCAGGTGGTGGACACCGAGACAAAACATGCGCCGAAAATCTTCAAAGAAACCTGCGAGATCAACTGGAACCAGCCGGCACAGCAAGTGCGCAATTTTATCCGTGGGTTAAGCCCTTACCCTGCTGCCTGGGCGAAACTGGGAGGCAAGACTTTTAAGATATTTAAAGTTGAGGCGCTGAAAGACGCAGCCTATACCTCCGCGCCCGGCCAGATGCATACCGACAACAAGACCTTTCTGCATGTGCAAACGGCAGACGGAGCCATCGCCATACTTGACCTGCAGATGGAAGGGAAAAAACGCATGCCGGTGCAGGACCTGCTGCGTGGGTTTAGCTTTGAAATTGCACAAGTATGATCGCACTCGTAGTAGCCGCCGCTGAAAACAACGTGATCGGCAAAGACAATGACCTGATCTGGTACCTGCCCGCTGACCTGAAGCACTTTAAAAGCATCACCATGGGCCACCCGATGCTGATGGGCCGCAAAACGTATGAGTCCATTGGAAAGCCGCTGCCCGGCCGCACCTCCATCATCATCACCTCCCAAAAGGATTTTAAAGCGGAAGGGTGTGTGGTGGTGCACTCACTGGAGGAGGCCCTAGAGAAAGGGCGTGAACTGGATGATGACTTATGTATTATTGGCGGAGCAAATGTGTACCAGCAGGCGCTTCCGCTTGCTGATAAAGTATACCTCACACGAGTACACCATTCATTCGACGGCGATGTATTTTTCCCGGAATTATCTCCTGCTGAGTGGCAGGTGGTGGAGGAGGAGCACCATGAGCCGGATGAGAAAAACAAGTACAGCTATACCTTTCAGACGCTGACACGAAAGTAAATCAAGTATAAAAGAGGCGGGCCGCTACAGTGTAGCGGCCCGCCTCTTTTATACTTGCCTGATTCCTTAACGCAGGATGTACAGCTTGCCATACCCGTTTTTGAAGGCTTTGTCTCCAAATGTTATCCGGTGCTTCATCTCCTCCTGGCCTTTGCTCATGATCACGCGGTAGAGGTAAACGCCGTTTGCCAGCTTGTCGCCATACATGTCAGTGCCATCCCAGGCATACTCAGTTTTATTGTTGCCGATGCGTAGCGGGCCGAGTTCTTCCTTCATGATCTCCTTCACTACCTTCCCCGTCACCGTCAGAATCTGGATCTTCATGTGCTCCGGAATTGTGCTGCCGGTCAGGGTGAAGATAAAGTTCGTTTTGGTGGAGAACGGGTTCGGGAACGGGTAAAAGTTCGTCACGCTCGATTCACTGATCACCTCAAAGCCGATGCGGTAAGGCGTTACGCCAGATTCTTTCCCTACTGCATCCTTTGCCCGCACTTCCAGCCTATATTTACCATCCTCAAGCTTATTAGGCTTGTACTCCAGCTTGAAGTCGCTTTTTTCGGTTGCTGGCACGTACTTCACCTCCTGCGGATTGTTCATCAGGTTTATTTCCGTGGCAACCTCAAATTCATTCACCATCACCACCGACATCTGCGACGGGTCCTTCAGGAACACATAATCGTTCTCGTCTTTCACCACAACACTAATCAGCGGGCTTGGCGACACAATATCGCCATCCAGAATCTGGATACCGTCAAAGGCAACATTCATGATCGGGTGCAGTTTCGACTTCACATTAAAGCTCACCTCGTAGATGTTGTTGCCATACTCCTGCTCAGGCAGGATACGCGGGTTCACGTACAAGCTGACTTTGTAATTTCCTTCAAATTGCTTTGTATTGAGCATATGGCTGAACATAACTGTTTCCTCTGGGCCTGCAGGCTTAATTTTAAAAGTAGAGGTAGTAGGTTGCAGTCCATCGCCAGACAAAGTTACCTCTACCGTCAGCGAGTCAGAGAAAGCAGTAGAAGTCAGGTTCTGGAAGGCCATCGGTATCGTCAAACTTCCCCGACCGGCTATCGGACTTAGATCATCGGTACCGGCTTTCACCAGGTCTGGGCGAATTACACCCTCTGGCGCGGCCTCATACAGCACAAACCACTCCTTCAGTTGCGGCGCTGTCCGTGCAGTTGAATCCGATAGAAAAGCAGATAACTTTAGGTTTGGATAGGCTGTGGCATCAATGTTCGATATATCCAGCGACTTCGCCTGCACCCGCTCCTGCAGCACTGTTTCTGCGCCGGTAGCGTCCACACCGATTAGGCTCAGTTTATACTTGTCATCACCGCCCTTATACTTTTCAATATTGTGGTGCAGCGACCCCCATTTCAAAGCCGGACCGATAGTGGTAGAGGTAATGGTACCTGCCTGGCGTGTGGATTCCAGCGTTACGTTCAGTTCTATACTTTGTGCTTTAGCAGGTGTCCCCCCTTCTCTTTCGGCCTCTTCCTTCGAATACGTAATCTCCTGAGCTGTTCCAGGAGCCGCTCCCTTACGGCCTACAATGGCGAAGGGATCACCGGTTTTCAGATCATTAATCAGCACGGATCCGATGCTTCTGAAAACTTCTTTCGCCTCTTCGGTAAAAGTGCTAAAAGGAACATTCTGCATACCTAACACTGCCACATGATAACCTTCAGGCACTACATCCATAAATTGCTTGAGCTTTGCAAGATTGGCAGTAACTACCTCTCCCCTTGAATTCAACAATGGACCCGTATCGAAAAGAAAGTTAACGTCATTACAAGTTGTTTGTCCCGGCAGATTAGTCACAGGTTCCAGGGTGACGTTATTGAAAACGAACATGTAAAAACGTGGCTGACTATTCCACCTACCGCAGTAGAACCCTAATTGCTGTGCACCATCTATAAAGAAACCATAGGGCGGATCTATAAAGCCTACACTTCCGCCTGCTGTTTTAAGATCTAGGAACTTTCGAACAGTACTGAACTTCCATTTACCGTTATCCTGGTCAAGCGAATCAACACCTACCAATTTCGCTTCTTTGAACTGCCCTTTATGGCTCTGCGACCAGCCAGAAGTTACTTCAGGTATATGCCTGAATGAGCTATTTACCCACACCGTGTCCTCTTCAGCACTATAGCTATCAAAGCGTGCACGCCAATAATATACGATGCTGTCTCTCGAACTATTATTATTGATTAGGTCTACATCCCAGGAGGCGAAAGCAGCCGAAGCGCTCTTGCTGTTTTTAACCCAAGGGCTATCAAACGTGCTTGTTGTATCTAACTCAAAGTAAACGGCTCTATCCTCTTTCTCAACATTGGCCTGTACCGTTAAGGCTGCCCTTTGCTTGCCAACTATACTATACTTTAAGGGATATACAACTGACAGACCACTTGAAGAGAGGTAGTGTTGAAATATACTTGTGTTATTATCTTCGTTCAGCTCATCAATTACTTTATCGCTGTCTACGGTTACCTCAAAGATGTTGATACCTAAGGCAGAAACACCCTTGTTAGGCAAGGTTAATTCGACTTGCTTGCTTCTGTAAACAGAGCCTATTTTAAAGTTTTGTGTCGGGCTGACAGTATTATCGGGGAACGTCCTTTTGACTGAAACACTAATAGAGTCTGTTATTGCCTTACCAAGATTCTCAACATTAAAAGACAGCTTAAGCGAGTCTGACGATACAGTTGCAAGGTCTCCAGTGCTGTTCCTTAATTTGAGACTATTATTAGTAACAAGGTAATCAGGCTTGCTTGGGTTGTACAGGTGTACGGCTGGATCACCTTGTAATGCAATTTCCAAAACCAAGGCTACTTCTGTGTTATTTAAATAGCCTTGTGCCATTCTATTTATTACCTCGCGCTGCACCATGCCAAGGGTTTGTCCATAGTATTTTTCACTGCTCAAGCCGATAGAGTAAAAATTAGAAGCATATATGTGCAGCTTATCCGGATAACCAGCACCAACATGCGCAATCATGGCAATAGCACCCTTTTTAGGTGTATTTAGCCAGTCTTCTCCGAATGAGGTATAATTATTTATATAGGCATTCCCGACGTTACACCCATTCATTAATATTACAGGATACTTACCTTCATTACTGTAATTGCTAAGTGCACTGGACACGTAGCCGATGTTGAGGTCTGTATAGGTAGGTGAACTGTGCCCAAAAAAAGTCAGAAGTGACAACCCGGAGTTTACTTCTTTCGAAACATCCAACTCTTCTATAACCTCGCTAAGGTTTTGCCGGGTTTTCTCGGTTACGTTAGCACCCAAAAAAGGACCTTCAGCTATTCGGGTATAAGTGTCTATGTAATTTGAAATATCTCTTATTTCTCTTGCTGTTTTTCCTCCACCTAGATGTAACACATTTTTACGCCAAGGAATACCTGCAGGAGTTGCCTCATAGACTTTAAGTTTATCTAAATAATTGATAATTTCTAAAGCACTCTTGGAAGATACCCGTCCTGTTGCCATTTTGGGAGTATAGTCATTACTTCTGAAATCTACAGAGAACAGAATATCAGAAGCAGGAAACCCTCCTGTAGGAACGATATCCTGAGCTCTGGAAGCAACATTTCTGTAATTTACCTTATCTGCCTCCACTCCTTTGCCGAGCAACAGCAAGTGCTTTTCACGTGCAGATGTGCTCATATAAGAGCAAAACTTTTTGATGCTATTGGAGGAGAACTCGCCGTAGTGAAATTGATTGACAAGATCATCCACGAAAACCAGAAGGGTATCGTATCCTCCTCCGGCTGCTGAACCTCTGTAAGCCGCATATGCTGCAGGGGCTGCAAGATTGCTTGTCCCAACCTTCTGCATCA
Above is a window of Pontibacter akesuensis DNA encoding:
- the porU2 gene encoding putative type IX secretion system sortase PorU2; protein product: MKRFLFLLLVCISCLTAGAAQAQELYGNEWIDYSKTYYKLKVTETGLYKLDHAYLSSLGIAGANPQHLQLFRRGKEVAIYVAGESDGRLDPQDFVEFFGERNDGVLDQELYKNPAHQVHQLHSMYTDTAAYFLTINTTGNNKRMREVNPAVAGRTPEPYHLQKALLVQANRYSQGRQYEQNWMPWMDAGEGYSSSPSTNSQNFIVSGVSNVETTGPVPILTYAIVGPDSKAHNVDINLINGTFSRNINNLSYGSYSFAKATQPIAITDVNRTNNTLTLQLVPKAVSGSTGAVGLAYAQLLYPQKSVFIGGSMTIYTDSLTKAAYYYELAGAPSTVVAYDVTEKGEVRRIEGHAADGRKGFVIDGTSISRKVLLANTAAALIPAGSTKGIKFRNIKPEEHNYLIVSNKVLMQKVGTSNLAAPAAYAAYRGSAAGGGYDTLLVFVDDLVNQFHYGEFSSNSIKKFCSYMSTSAREKHLLLLGKGVEADKVNYRNVASRAQDIVPTGGFPASDILFSVDFRSNDYTPKMATGRVSSKSALEIINYLDKLKVYEATPAGIPWRKNVLHLGGGKTAREIRDISNYIDTYTRIAEGPFLGANVTEKTRQNLSEVIEELDVSKEVNSGLSLLTFFGHSSPTYTDLNIGYVSSALSNYSNEGKYPVILMNGCNVGNAYINNYTSFGEDWLNTPKKGAIAMIAHVGAGYPDKLHIYASNFYSIGLSSEKYYGQTLGMVQREVINRMAQGYLNNTEVALVLEIALQGDPAVHLYNPSKPDYLVTNNSLKLRNSTGDLATVSSDSLKLSFNVENLGKAITDSISVSVKRTFPDNTVSPTQNFKIGSVYRSKQVELTLPNKGVSALGINIFEVTVDSDKVIDELNEDNNTSIFQHYLSSSGLSVVYPLKYSIVGKQRAALTVQANVEKEDRAVYFELDTTSTFDSPWVKNSKSASAAFASWDVDLINNNSSRDSIVYYWRARFDSYSAEEDTVWVNSSFRHIPEVTSGWSQSHKGQFKEAKLVGVDSLDQDNGKWKFSTVRKFLDLKTAGGSVGFIDPPYGFFIDGAQQLGFYCGRWNSQPRFYMFVFNNVTLEPVTNLPGQTTCNDVNFLFDTGPLLNSRGEVVTANLAKLKQFMDVVPEGYHVAVLGMQNVPFSTFTEEAKEVFRSIGSVLINDLKTGDPFAIVGRKGAAPGTAQEITYSKEEAEREGGTPAKAQSIELNVTLESTRQAGTITSTTIGPALKWGSLHHNIEKYKGGDDKYKLSLIGVDATGAETVLQERVQAKSLDISNIDATAYPNLKLSAFLSDSTARTAPQLKEWFVLYEAAPEGVIRPDLVKAGTDDLSPIAGRGSLTIPMAFQNLTSTAFSDSLTVEVTLSGDGLQPTTSTFKIKPAGPEETVMFSHMLNTKQFEGNYKVSLYVNPRILPEQEYGNNIYEVSFNVKSKLHPIMNVAFDGIQILDGDIVSPSPLISVVVKDENDYVFLKDPSQMSVVMVNEFEVATEINLMNNPQEVKYVPATEKSDFKLEYKPNKLEDGKYRLEVRAKDAVGKESGVTPYRIGFEVISESSVTNFYPFPNPFSTKTNFIFTLTGSTIPEHMKIQILTVTGKVVKEIMKEELGPLRIGNNKTEYAWDGTDMYGDKLANGVYLYRVIMSKGQEEMKHRITFGDKAFKNGYGKLYILR
- the fmt gene encoding methionyl-tRNA formyltransferase, with the protein product MTQELRIVFMGTPDFAVPTLQTLVEHKYNVVAVITAPDKPAGRGQKINQSPVKEYAVAQGIPVLQPTNLKSEVFLEELRSYRANLQIIVAFRMLPEVVWSMPELGSFNIHGSLLPKYRGAAPINWAIINGERETGVTSFFLKHEIDTGDLIFQERMPILEEDDFGSVYEKLKYKGAELALRTVQAIERSEVQTQPQVVDTETKHAPKIFKETCEINWNQPAQQVRNFIRGLSPYPAAWAKLGGKTFKIFKVEALKDAAYTSAPGQMHTDNKTFLHVQTADGAIAILDLQMEGKKRMPVQDLLRGFSFEIAQV
- a CDS encoding exo-beta-N-acetylmuramidase NamZ family protein yields the protein MIQPFSLLLTSLLLSLGGCSTNQAPATSQEPAQMAAPAPELVSEPVAEPLKTGAERMELYLPKLQGKRVGLVVNQTSTIGNTHLVDTLISRGVDVNIIFAPEHGFRGEADAGAHIKDAKDPKTGLPIISLYGTNKKPLPEQIKNLDVLLFDIQDVGTRFYTYISTMHYVMEAAAENGKEVFILDRPNPNGHYVAGPVLEKEQKSFVGMHPIPIVHGLTVGELAMMINGEKWLEGQRQANLTVVPMTGYTHNTAYDLPVKPSPNLPNAQAIALYPSLCLFEGTNVSVGRGTDAPFQLIGSPNYTNKDFSFTPQSTPGASSPPHKGVTCYGMDLRAPADAQPFTLAYLLEMYQNSSDKEKFFNSNNFFDRLAGTSKLQQQIKAGKTEAEIVASWEPALSKYKTSRKQYLLYPDFN
- a CDS encoding dihydrofolate reductase: MIALVVAAAENNVIGKDNDLIWYLPADLKHFKSITMGHPMLMGRKTYESIGKPLPGRTSIIITSQKDFKAEGCVVVHSLEEALEKGRELDDDLCIIGGANVYQQALPLADKVYLTRVHHSFDGDVFFPELSPAEWQVVEEEHHEPDEKNKYSYTFQTLTRK